The Betta splendens chromosome 7, fBetSpl5.4, whole genome shotgun sequence genome includes a window with the following:
- the ralgapb gene encoding ral GTPase-activating protein subunit beta isoform X10 — MYSEWRSLQLVVQSDQGHVSVLHSYPSSVGTEVANAVVKPLGTAVSPVATENILKTDKEVKWTMEVLCYGLTLPLEGDTVKLCVDVYTDWMMALVSPRDSMPQPVVKEPNMYVQTILKHLYNVFVPRPEQHSLNHIRLCQQVLTAVQKLARESVSMVRETWEVLLLFLLRINDTLLAPPTVGVGVAEKLAEKLMAVLFEVWLLACARCFPTPPYWKTAREMLANWRHHPPVVEQWSRVACALTSSRLLRFTHGPSFPPFKVPDEDANLIPLEMDNDCVAQTWYRFLHMLSNPVDLSNPAIVSTTPKFQEQFLNSSGIPHEVVLHPCLKQLPQIFFRAMRGISCLVDAFLGISRPRADSAPPTPVNRMSMSPPPCIANTTPPHSRKQRHTVVTKTTSKSSTGSGQPTKASQQQQQQQQQQQQQQQQQTSSSPTLLSSPNQSTWESRPLPAPTRPKVNSILNLFGQWLFDAALVHCKLHSGLSRDPSMTASFIQILLSYKSSIATQVGLELRRKGSQMSTDSMVSNPMFDANEFPESYEAGRAEACGTLCRIFCSKKTGEEILPVYLSRFYMVLIQGLQISDFICRPVLASIILNSSSLFCTDLKGINVVVPYFIAALETIVPDRELSKFKIYVNPTDLRRASINILLAMLPLPHHFGNIKSEVLLEGKFNEEDGWPHDQPVSFLSLRLRLVNVLIGALQTETDPINTQLILGAMLNIVQDSALLESIGAQTETGSIDGSHMTVKSQSHSRTNSGISFTSGGSAEATSPDSERPAQALLRDYALPDTAAGLLVRSIHLVTQRLNSQWRQDMSISLAALELLAGLAKVKVGVDSADRKRAVSSICGYIVYQCSRPAPLQSRDLHSMIVAAFQFLCVWLTEHPDMLDEKDCLVEVLEIVELGISGSKSRQEQEVRHKGEKEHNPASMRVKDAAEATLSCIMQVLGAFPSPSGPASTCSLLNEDTLIRYARLSATGGSNFRYFVLDNSVILAMLEQPLGNEQNPSPSVTVLIRGTAGRHAWTMQLFHQPRGARANQRQVFVPEGRPTPNNDVGIKYNVKQRPFPEEVDKIPLVKADVSIPDLDDIVSKEVNCMGWQDDSRATNTLLSNFPHLEVQHDKLRALMTKQIDYEGALERHSEDIWKSKCFPDPQIDCKPPPPSQEFQTARLFLSQFGFLSLEALKEPSNSRLPPHLIGLESSLPGFFDDVSYLDLLPCRPFDTVFIFYVRAGQKSSAEILRNVESSSSVQPHFLEFLLSLGWPVDVGRHPGWTGHLDTSWSLNSCSESNDIQQTEEANTPEDTGGSVFNGEKQVLYYADALTEIAFVVPSLTENSEESSVHSDSTVEADTNSDLMPTLLKQPNLTLELFPNHSESLESAKKLSPLVKTKRSSSGKSFPPLGPETKVFVVWVERFDDIENFPLSDLLAETSTGLEASMSNSTSCRSGLLEKDVPLIFIHPLKTGLFRIRLHGAVGKFGMVNPLVDGMVVSRRALGFLVRQTVINVCRRKRLESDLYNPPHVRRKQKITEIVQRYRNKQLEPEFYTSLFHEVGEGRPHL; from the exons ATGTACTCCGAGTGGCGCTCGCTGCAGTTGGTGGTGCAGAGTGACCAGGGCCATGTCAGTGTTCTGCACTCCTATCCCTCCAGCGTAGGCACAGAGGTGGCCAATGCTGTTGTCAAGCCTCTGGGCACAGCTGTAAGCCCTGTTGCCACAGAGAACATTCTTAAGACAGACAAAGAG GTAAAGTGGACCATGGAGGTGCTGTGTTATGGCCTCACCCTCCCTCTTGAGGGGGACACTGTCAAGCTTTGTGTAGATGTATacacagactggatgatggcctTGGTTTCACCCAGGGACTCAATGCCTCAGCCTGTGGTCAAGGAGCCCAATATGTATGTGCAGACCATTCTGAAACATCTCTACAATGTATTTGTACCAAG ACCTGAGCAGCACAGTCTCAACCACATCAGGCTGTGCCAGCAGGTTCTGACTGCAGTCCAGAAACTGGCAAGAGAATCTGTCTCCATGGTGAGGGAAACCTgggaggtgctgctgctcttcctgcttCGCATCAACGACACTTTGCTTGCCCCGCCCACAGTTGGAG TTGGTGTAGCGGAGAAACTGGCGGAGAAATTGATGGCAGTGCTGTTTGAAGTGTGGCTGCTGGCATGTGCTCGTTGCTTTCCCACACCACCATACTGGAAGACGGCAAGGGAGATGCTGGCCAACTGGAGACACCACCCTCCTGTTGTAGAGCAGTGGAGCAGAGTGGCCTGTGCCCTTACCTCCAG CAGACTTTTGCGTTTTACCCATGGACCCTCCTTCCCACCTTTTAAAGTTCCTGATGAGGATGCCAACCTGATTCCTTTAGAGATGGACAATGACTGTGTGGCACAGACATGGTACCGCTTCCTCCATATGCTCAG CAACCCAGTGGACCTTAGCAACCCTGCGATAGTGAGCACCACTCCAAAGTTTCAGGAACAGTTTCTCAACTCCAGCGGTATCCCTCATGAAGTGGTGCTGCATCCATGTTTGAAACAGCTGCCCCAGATCTTCTTCAGGGCCATGAGGGGCATCAGCTGCCTTGTGGATGCTTTCTTAG GTATTTCACGTCCCAGGGCTGACAGTGCTCCGCCCACCCCTGTTAATAGAATGAGCATGTCTCCACCCCCCTGCATTGCCAACACTACGCCCCCTCACAGCCGCAAGCAACGGCATACAGTGGTCACCAAAACTACAAGCAAGAGTTCAACC GGCAGCGGTCAACCTACCAAAGCAtcccagcaacagcaacagcagcagcagcagcagcagcaacagcagcagcagcaaacttCGTCCTCCCCGACACTGTTGTCCAGCCCCAACCAGAGCACCTGGGAGTCTCGACCGCTTCCGGCGCCGACACGGCCCAAGGTCAACAGCATCCTCAACCTCTTCGGCCAGTGGCTTTTTGACGCGGCACTTGTCCACTGTAAGCTCCACAGCGGCCTCAGTAGAGACCCTAGCATGACCG CCTCTTTTATCCAAATTCTCCTTTCTTATAAATCTT CAATAGCTACACAAGTAGGTCTGGAGTTGAGAAGAAAGGGTTCCCAAATGTCCACTGACTCCATGGTGTCTAACCCCATGTTCGATGCCAATGAGTTCCCAGAGAGCTATGAGGCAGGACGGGCTGAGGCCTGCGGGACTCTGTGTCGCATTTTTTGTAGCAAGAAAACCGGTGAAGAAATTCTGCCTGTTTACCTTTCAAG GTTCTACATGGTTCTCATTCAGGGTCTGCAGATCTCTGACTTCATCTGTAGACCGGTTCTGGCTTCTATCATTCTTaactcttcctctctcttctgtaCTGACCTTAAGGGCATCAATGTGGTGGTGCCCTACTTCATAGCTGCTTTGGAGACTATTGTACCAGACAG AGAGCTTTCTAAATTCAAAATCTATGTAAATCCAACCGACTTGAGGAGAGCCTCCATCAACATCCTGCTTGCTATGTTGCCGCTGCCACATCACTTTGGCAATATCAAGTCAGAG GTTCTGTTGGAGGGAAAGTTCAATGAGGAGGATGGATGGCCTCACGATCAGCCCGTGTCTTTCCTGTCCTTGAGGCTACGTCTTGTCAACGTCCTCATAGGGGCACTGCAGACTGAGACCGATCCTATCAACACACAGCTCATCCTTG GTGCAATGCTAAATATTGTTCAAGACTCAGCGCTTTTGGAGTCCATAGGTGCACAGACTGAAACA GGGAGTATAGATGGGAGCCACATGACtgtgaagagtcagagtcaCAGCCGTACAAACAGCGGAATTAGTTTCACCAGTGGAGGCAGCgccgaggccaccagtccagacTCAGAGCGTCCAGCCCAGGCCCTACTTCGGGACTAtg CTCTTCCAGATACAGCGGCGGGCCTGTTGGTGCGCAGCATCCACCTGGTTACTCAGAGGCTCAACTCCCAGTGGAGGCAGGACATGAGCATCTCACTGGCcgccctggagctgctggccgGGCTTGCTAAG GTAAAAGTGGGAGTAGACTCTGCTGATCGCAAACGTGCTGTCAGCTCCATATGTGGGTACATTGTGTACCAGTGTAGCCGTCCAGCCCCTCTTCAGTCGCGAGACCTCCACTCCATGATTGTAGCAGCTTTCCAGTTCCTATGTGTGTGGCTCACGGAGCACCCAGACATGTTGGATGAAAAG GATTGTTTGGTAGAGGTTTTGGAAATCGTAGAGCTGGGTATCTCTGGCAGCAAGTCCCGGCAGGAACAAGAGGTCCGACATAAAGGGGAGAAGGAGCACAACCCTGCATCAATGAGGGTGAAGGATGCTGCTGAGGCGACTTTGTCGTG TATCATGCAGGTGTTGGGGGCCTTCCCTTCTCCCAGCGGGCcggcctccacctgcagcctgctgaATGAAGACACCCTGATTCGCTACGCCAGACTTAGTGCCACAGGAGGCAGCAACTTCCGTTATTTTGTCCTGGACAACTCTGTCATCCTCGCCATGCTGGAACAACCTCTCGGCAACGAGCAGA ACCCTAGTCCATCAGTCACGGTTTTGATTCGAGGCACAGCTGGCAGACATGCCTGGACCATGCAGCTCTTCCACCAACCCAGAGGAGCTCGGGCCAATCAGAGG caggtgtttgttcCTGAGGGCCGTCCAACGCCAAATAATGATGTAGGGATCAAGTACAATGTCAAGCAGAGACCCTTTCCTGAAGAGGTGGATAAGATTCCTCTTGTTAAAGCTGATGTCAGTATTCCAGACTTGGATGACATCGTCAGTAAAGAG GTGAATTGTATGGGCTGGCAGGATGATTCCAGAGCTACAAATACACTGCTGAGTAATTTCCCACAC CTAGAGGTTCAGCACGACAAGCTCCGCGCTCTGATGACCAAACAGATCGACTACGAGGGTGCTTTGGAGCGGCACAGTGAAGACATCTGGAAGTCCAAGTGTTTCCCTGACCCACAGATCGACTGCAAACCCCCGCCGCCCTCGCAGGAGTTCCAGACGGCACGCCTCTTCCTCTCGCAGTTTGGCTTTCTCTCTCTGGAAGCGCTCAAG GAGCCCAGCAACAGTCGTCTACCTCCTCATCTGATTGGCCTAGAATCATCCTTGCCTGGATTTTTCGATGACGTCAGCTACCTGGACCTGCTTCCCTGCCGACCATTTGACACTGTCTTCATTTTCTATGTTAGAGCTGGACAGAAAAGCAGTGCCGAG ATCTTGAGGAATGTGGAGTCATCATCCAGCGTCCAGCCCCACTTTCTGGAATTCTTGCTGTCCTTGGGCTGGCCTGTGGATGTGGGACGCCACCCAGGATGGACAGGGCACCTAGATACCAGCTGGTCCCTTAACTCCTGCTCTGAAAGCAATGATATACAACAAACAG AGGAAGCAAATACTCCTGAGGACACAGGAGGCTCGGTGTTTAATGGGGAGAAGCAAGTTTTATATTATGCTGACGCTCTGACAGAGATTGCCTTTGTTGTTCCTTCTCTAACTGAAAATTCAG aGGAGTCATCGGTGCACAGTGACTCCACAGTGGAGGCGGACACCAACTCAGACCTCATGCCTACTTTACTGAAACAACCTAATCTCACACTGGAGCTGTTCCCCAACCATTCTGAATCCCTGGAGTCTGCTAAAAAG TTAAGTCCTTTGGTGAAGACAAAGAGATCGTCATCTGGAAAGTCTTTCCCACCACTGGGTCCGGAGACGAAGGTGTTTGTGGTCTGGGTGGAGCGCTTTGATGATATCG AGAACTTCCCATTGTCTGATCTCTTGGCGGAAACCAGCACGGGCCTAGAAGCTAGCATGAGCAACAGCACTTCCTGCAG GTCGGGTTTACTTGAGAAGGACGTTCCTCTGATCTTCATCCACCCTCTGAAAACGGGACTCTTCAGGATCCGGCTGCATGGAGCTGTGGGCAAATTTGGCATGGTGAATCCCCTGGTGGACGGCATGGTGGTCAGCCGCAGAGCTCTAG GTTTTCTTGTGCGTCAGACGGTCATCAACGTGTGCCGGCGGAAGCGTCTGGAAAGTGACTTGTACAACCCGCCTCATGTGAGACGGAAGCAGAAAATAACTGAGATTGTCCAGCGTTATCGCaacaagcagctggagcccGAGTTCTACACCTCGCTCTTCCACGAGGTGGGAGAGGGAAGGCCTCATCTCTAA
- the ralgapb gene encoding ral GTPase-activating protein subunit beta isoform X14 has protein sequence MYSEWRSLQLVVQSDQGHVSVLHSYPSSVGTEVANAVVKPLGTAVSPVATENILKTDKEVKWTMEVLCYGLTLPLEGDTVKLCVDVYTDWMMALVSPRDSMPQPVVKEPNMYVQTILKHLYNVFVPRPEQHSLNHIRLCQQVLTAVQKLARESVSMVRETWEVLLLFLLRINDTLLAPPTVGVGVAEKLAEKLMAVLFEVWLLACARCFPTPPYWKTAREMLANWRHHPPVVEQWSRVACALTSRLLRFTHGPSFPPFKVPDEDANLIPLEMDNDCVAQTWYRFLHMLSNPVDLSNPAIVSTTPKFQEQFLNSSGIPHEVVLHPCLKQLPQIFFRAMRGISCLVDAFLGVSVEKRNVRERVFTFCPVLLSHGISRPRADSAPPTPVNRMSMSPPPCIANTTPPHSRKQRHTVVTKTTSKSSTGSGQPTKASQQQQQQQQQQQQQQQQQTSSSPTLLSSPNQSTWESRPLPAPTRPKVNSILNLFGQWLFDAALVHCKLHSGLSRDPSMTASFIQILLSYKSSIATQVGLELRRKGSQMSTDSMVSNPMFDANEFPESYEAGRAEACGTLCRIFCSKKTGEEILPVYLSRFYMVLIQGLQISDFICRPVLASIILNSSSLFCTDLKGINVVVPYFIAALETIVPDRELSKFKIYVNPTDLRRASINILLAMLPLPHHFGNIKSEVLLEGKFNEEDGWPHDQPVSFLSLRLRLVNVLIGALQTETDPINTQLILGAMLNIVQDSALLESIGAQTETGSIDGSHMTVKSQSHSRTNSGISFTSGGSAEATSPDSERPAQALLRDYALPDTAAGLLVRSIHLVTQRLNSQWRQDMSISLAALELLAGLAKVKVGVDSADRKRAVSSICGYIVYQCSRPAPLQSRDLHSMIVAAFQFLCVWLTEHPDMLDEKDCLVEVLEIVELGISGSKSRQEQEVRHKGEKEHNPASMRVKDAAEATLSCIMQVLGAFPSPSGPASTCSLLNEDTLIRYARLSATGGSNFRYFVLDNSVILAMLEQPLGNEQNPSPSVTVLIRGTAGRHAWTMQLFHQPRGARANQRQVFVPEGRPTPNNDVGIKYNVKQRPFPEEVDKIPLVKADVSIPDLDDIVSKELEVQHDKLRALMTKQIDYEGALERHSEDIWKSKCFPDPQIDCKPPPPSQEFQTARLFLSQFGFLSLEALKEPSNSRLPPHLIGLESSLPGFFDDVSYLDLLPCRPFDTVFIFYVRAGQKSSAEILRNVESSSSVQPHFLEFLLSLGWPVDVGRHPGWTGHLDTSWSLNSCSESNDIQQTEEANTPEDTGGSVFNGEKQVLYYADALTEIAFVVPSLTENSEESSVHSDSTVEADTNSDLMPTLLKQPNLTLELFPNHSESLESAKKLSPLVKTKRSSSGKSFPPLGPETKVFVVWVERFDDIENFPLSDLLAETSTGLEASMSNSTSCRSGLLEKDVPLIFIHPLKTGLFRIRLHGAVGKFGMVNPLVDGMVVSRRALGFLVRQTVINVCRRKRLESDLYNPPHVRRKQKITEIVQRYRNKQLEPEFYTSLFHEVGEGRPHL, from the exons ATGTACTCCGAGTGGCGCTCGCTGCAGTTGGTGGTGCAGAGTGACCAGGGCCATGTCAGTGTTCTGCACTCCTATCCCTCCAGCGTAGGCACAGAGGTGGCCAATGCTGTTGTCAAGCCTCTGGGCACAGCTGTAAGCCCTGTTGCCACAGAGAACATTCTTAAGACAGACAAAGAG GTAAAGTGGACCATGGAGGTGCTGTGTTATGGCCTCACCCTCCCTCTTGAGGGGGACACTGTCAAGCTTTGTGTAGATGTATacacagactggatgatggcctTGGTTTCACCCAGGGACTCAATGCCTCAGCCTGTGGTCAAGGAGCCCAATATGTATGTGCAGACCATTCTGAAACATCTCTACAATGTATTTGTACCAAG ACCTGAGCAGCACAGTCTCAACCACATCAGGCTGTGCCAGCAGGTTCTGACTGCAGTCCAGAAACTGGCAAGAGAATCTGTCTCCATGGTGAGGGAAACCTgggaggtgctgctgctcttcctgcttCGCATCAACGACACTTTGCTTGCCCCGCCCACAGTTGGAG TTGGTGTAGCGGAGAAACTGGCGGAGAAATTGATGGCAGTGCTGTTTGAAGTGTGGCTGCTGGCATGTGCTCGTTGCTTTCCCACACCACCATACTGGAAGACGGCAAGGGAGATGCTGGCCAACTGGAGACACCACCCTCCTGTTGTAGAGCAGTGGAGCAGAGTGGCCTGTGCCCTTACCTCCAG ACTTTTGCGTTTTACCCATGGACCCTCCTTCCCACCTTTTAAAGTTCCTGATGAGGATGCCAACCTGATTCCTTTAGAGATGGACAATGACTGTGTGGCACAGACATGGTACCGCTTCCTCCATATGCTCAG CAACCCAGTGGACCTTAGCAACCCTGCGATAGTGAGCACCACTCCAAAGTTTCAGGAACAGTTTCTCAACTCCAGCGGTATCCCTCATGAAGTGGTGCTGCATCCATGTTTGAAACAGCTGCCCCAGATCTTCTTCAGGGCCATGAGGGGCATCAGCTGCCTTGTGGATGCTTTCTTAG GTGTCTCTGTTGAAAAGAGAAACGTACGGGAGAGGGTGTTCACTTTTTGCCCAGTGCTGCTCTCTCATG GTATTTCACGTCCCAGGGCTGACAGTGCTCCGCCCACCCCTGTTAATAGAATGAGCATGTCTCCACCCCCCTGCATTGCCAACACTACGCCCCCTCACAGCCGCAAGCAACGGCATACAGTGGTCACCAAAACTACAAGCAAGAGTTCAACC GGCAGCGGTCAACCTACCAAAGCAtcccagcaacagcaacagcagcagcagcagcagcagcaacagcagcagcagcaaacttCGTCCTCCCCGACACTGTTGTCCAGCCCCAACCAGAGCACCTGGGAGTCTCGACCGCTTCCGGCGCCGACACGGCCCAAGGTCAACAGCATCCTCAACCTCTTCGGCCAGTGGCTTTTTGACGCGGCACTTGTCCACTGTAAGCTCCACAGCGGCCTCAGTAGAGACCCTAGCATGACCG CCTCTTTTATCCAAATTCTCCTTTCTTATAAATCTT CAATAGCTACACAAGTAGGTCTGGAGTTGAGAAGAAAGGGTTCCCAAATGTCCACTGACTCCATGGTGTCTAACCCCATGTTCGATGCCAATGAGTTCCCAGAGAGCTATGAGGCAGGACGGGCTGAGGCCTGCGGGACTCTGTGTCGCATTTTTTGTAGCAAGAAAACCGGTGAAGAAATTCTGCCTGTTTACCTTTCAAG GTTCTACATGGTTCTCATTCAGGGTCTGCAGATCTCTGACTTCATCTGTAGACCGGTTCTGGCTTCTATCATTCTTaactcttcctctctcttctgtaCTGACCTTAAGGGCATCAATGTGGTGGTGCCCTACTTCATAGCTGCTTTGGAGACTATTGTACCAGACAG AGAGCTTTCTAAATTCAAAATCTATGTAAATCCAACCGACTTGAGGAGAGCCTCCATCAACATCCTGCTTGCTATGTTGCCGCTGCCACATCACTTTGGCAATATCAAGTCAGAG GTTCTGTTGGAGGGAAAGTTCAATGAGGAGGATGGATGGCCTCACGATCAGCCCGTGTCTTTCCTGTCCTTGAGGCTACGTCTTGTCAACGTCCTCATAGGGGCACTGCAGACTGAGACCGATCCTATCAACACACAGCTCATCCTTG GTGCAATGCTAAATATTGTTCAAGACTCAGCGCTTTTGGAGTCCATAGGTGCACAGACTGAAACA GGGAGTATAGATGGGAGCCACATGACtgtgaagagtcagagtcaCAGCCGTACAAACAGCGGAATTAGTTTCACCAGTGGAGGCAGCgccgaggccaccagtccagacTCAGAGCGTCCAGCCCAGGCCCTACTTCGGGACTAtg CTCTTCCAGATACAGCGGCGGGCCTGTTGGTGCGCAGCATCCACCTGGTTACTCAGAGGCTCAACTCCCAGTGGAGGCAGGACATGAGCATCTCACTGGCcgccctggagctgctggccgGGCTTGCTAAG GTAAAAGTGGGAGTAGACTCTGCTGATCGCAAACGTGCTGTCAGCTCCATATGTGGGTACATTGTGTACCAGTGTAGCCGTCCAGCCCCTCTTCAGTCGCGAGACCTCCACTCCATGATTGTAGCAGCTTTCCAGTTCCTATGTGTGTGGCTCACGGAGCACCCAGACATGTTGGATGAAAAG GATTGTTTGGTAGAGGTTTTGGAAATCGTAGAGCTGGGTATCTCTGGCAGCAAGTCCCGGCAGGAACAAGAGGTCCGACATAAAGGGGAGAAGGAGCACAACCCTGCATCAATGAGGGTGAAGGATGCTGCTGAGGCGACTTTGTCGTG TATCATGCAGGTGTTGGGGGCCTTCCCTTCTCCCAGCGGGCcggcctccacctgcagcctgctgaATGAAGACACCCTGATTCGCTACGCCAGACTTAGTGCCACAGGAGGCAGCAACTTCCGTTATTTTGTCCTGGACAACTCTGTCATCCTCGCCATGCTGGAACAACCTCTCGGCAACGAGCAGA ACCCTAGTCCATCAGTCACGGTTTTGATTCGAGGCACAGCTGGCAGACATGCCTGGACCATGCAGCTCTTCCACCAACCCAGAGGAGCTCGGGCCAATCAGAGG caggtgtttgttcCTGAGGGCCGTCCAACGCCAAATAATGATGTAGGGATCAAGTACAATGTCAAGCAGAGACCCTTTCCTGAAGAGGTGGATAAGATTCCTCTTGTTAAAGCTGATGTCAGTATTCCAGACTTGGATGACATCGTCAGTAAAGAG CTAGAGGTTCAGCACGACAAGCTCCGCGCTCTGATGACCAAACAGATCGACTACGAGGGTGCTTTGGAGCGGCACAGTGAAGACATCTGGAAGTCCAAGTGTTTCCCTGACCCACAGATCGACTGCAAACCCCCGCCGCCCTCGCAGGAGTTCCAGACGGCACGCCTCTTCCTCTCGCAGTTTGGCTTTCTCTCTCTGGAAGCGCTCAAG GAGCCCAGCAACAGTCGTCTACCTCCTCATCTGATTGGCCTAGAATCATCCTTGCCTGGATTTTTCGATGACGTCAGCTACCTGGACCTGCTTCCCTGCCGACCATTTGACACTGTCTTCATTTTCTATGTTAGAGCTGGACAGAAAAGCAGTGCCGAG ATCTTGAGGAATGTGGAGTCATCATCCAGCGTCCAGCCCCACTTTCTGGAATTCTTGCTGTCCTTGGGCTGGCCTGTGGATGTGGGACGCCACCCAGGATGGACAGGGCACCTAGATACCAGCTGGTCCCTTAACTCCTGCTCTGAAAGCAATGATATACAACAAACAG AGGAAGCAAATACTCCTGAGGACACAGGAGGCTCGGTGTTTAATGGGGAGAAGCAAGTTTTATATTATGCTGACGCTCTGACAGAGATTGCCTTTGTTGTTCCTTCTCTAACTGAAAATTCAG aGGAGTCATCGGTGCACAGTGACTCCACAGTGGAGGCGGACACCAACTCAGACCTCATGCCTACTTTACTGAAACAACCTAATCTCACACTGGAGCTGTTCCCCAACCATTCTGAATCCCTGGAGTCTGCTAAAAAG TTAAGTCCTTTGGTGAAGACAAAGAGATCGTCATCTGGAAAGTCTTTCCCACCACTGGGTCCGGAGACGAAGGTGTTTGTGGTCTGGGTGGAGCGCTTTGATGATATCG AGAACTTCCCATTGTCTGATCTCTTGGCGGAAACCAGCACGGGCCTAGAAGCTAGCATGAGCAACAGCACTTCCTGCAG GTCGGGTTTACTTGAGAAGGACGTTCCTCTGATCTTCATCCACCCTCTGAAAACGGGACTCTTCAGGATCCGGCTGCATGGAGCTGTGGGCAAATTTGGCATGGTGAATCCCCTGGTGGACGGCATGGTGGTCAGCCGCAGAGCTCTAG GTTTTCTTGTGCGTCAGACGGTCATCAACGTGTGCCGGCGGAAGCGTCTGGAAAGTGACTTGTACAACCCGCCTCATGTGAGACGGAAGCAGAAAATAACTGAGATTGTCCAGCGTTATCGCaacaagcagctggagcccGAGTTCTACACCTCGCTCTTCCACGAGGTGGGAGAGGGAAGGCCTCATCTCTAA